A genome region from Fibrobacter sp. UWB15 includes the following:
- a CDS encoding DUF4321 domain-containing protein: MNRNNTFGRLLVFIVLGLIIGGVLGECLGMLFGQLGELMNAGGFNNVVHNFFVSSFNFNIGFLDRPEPVILDLYLVKFAFGFSVKLNVVSIIGMILGIYIMKWSGGK, from the coding sequence ATGAATCGAAATAATACTTTTGGTCGTCTACTGGTTTTTATCGTGTTGGGCCTGATCATCGGCGGTGTCCTGGGCGAATGCCTCGGTATGCTCTTTGGTCAGCTTGGCGAACTGATGAACGCAGGTGGCTTCAATAATGTCGTCCACAACTTCTTCGTTTCATCCTTCAACTTCAACATCGGTTTTCTCGACAGACCCGAGCCGGTCATCCTTGACCTGTACCTCGTCAAGTTTGCCTTCGGTTTTAGCGTCAAGCTGAACGTGGTAAGCATCATAGGCATGATACTCGGTATCTACATCATGAAATGGTCCGGAGGAAAGTAA
- the gatA gene encoding Asp-tRNA(Asn)/Glu-tRNA(Gln) amidotransferase subunit GatA, giving the protein METIQELSGKLANGSKTAVALAEESLAKIESTKNLNAYISVLNERALQKAAESDKRRAEGKTLGALDGIPVAVKDNMCIEGTRTTAASKILENFVAPYTATAIEKLEAAGAIIVGKTNMDEFAMGSSNETSYFGKVVNPLDESRVPGGSSGGSAVAVASGTVACALGSDTGGSIRQPAACTGVVGLKPTYGRVSRYGLLAYASSLDQIGPFGATVKDTATLLGAICGIDPHDNTTSTRPTEDFTAKLDAGVKGKVIGVPKEYFGEGLDAECKAAIEGMLKKLEAEGATLKEISLPHISYAVSSYYIIATAEASSNLSRYDGVRYGYRSKKARKLFDLYAKSRSEGFGKEVQRRILLGSYVLSAGFYDAYYVQAQKVRRLITDDFNKAFESCDVIASPTMPGLPLKCGMNESDPMAVYLSDIYTVSLNLSGLPGVSVPCGMAGGLPVGLQWIGKPFMEADLLSVAAATEALNK; this is encoded by the coding sequence ATGGAGACCATCCAAGAATTGAGTGGCAAGCTCGCAAACGGCAGCAAGACTGCAGTGGCACTTGCCGAAGAATCCCTCGCAAAGATTGAATCTACCAAGAATTTGAATGCTTATATTAGCGTGTTGAACGAACGCGCCCTGCAGAAGGCTGCCGAATCCGACAAGCGCCGTGCCGAAGGTAAAACTTTGGGCGCCCTCGACGGCATTCCCGTCGCCGTGAAGGACAATATGTGCATTGAAGGCACGCGCACGACCGCCGCCTCCAAGATTCTTGAAAACTTTGTCGCCCCCTACACCGCGACCGCAATCGAAAAACTCGAAGCCGCCGGTGCAATCATCGTGGGTAAGACCAACATGGACGAATTCGCCATGGGTTCGAGCAACGAAACCTCCTACTTCGGTAAGGTCGTGAACCCGCTCGATGAATCCCGCGTTCCGGGTGGCTCCAGTGGCGGTTCGGCCGTAGCCGTGGCCAGTGGCACGGTCGCCTGTGCGCTCGGCTCCGACACCGGCGGTTCCATTCGTCAGCCCGCCGCCTGCACAGGCGTTGTGGGCTTGAAGCCCACCTACGGCCGCGTCTCCCGTTACGGCCTCTTGGCTTACGCTAGCTCCTTGGACCAGATCGGCCCCTTCGGTGCAACCGTCAAGGATACGGCAACGCTCCTCGGTGCTATCTGCGGCATCGACCCCCACGACAACACCACCAGCACTCGCCCGACCGAAGACTTTACCGCTAAACTCGACGCCGGCGTCAAGGGCAAGGTGATCGGCGTCCCGAAGGAATACTTCGGCGAAGGTCTCGATGCCGAATGCAAGGCCGCTATCGAAGGCATGCTGAAGAAACTCGAAGCCGAAGGCGCTACCCTCAAGGAAATCAGCCTTCCGCACATCAGCTACGCTGTTTCTAGCTACTACATCATCGCTACCGCCGAAGCAAGTTCGAACCTTTCACGCTACGACGGCGTTCGCTACGGCTACCGCAGCAAAAAAGCCCGCAAGCTCTTTGACCTGTACGCCAAGTCCCGCAGCGAAGGTTTCGGCAAGGAAGTCCAGCGCCGCATTCTCCTCGGAAGCTACGTTCTTTCCGCAGGTTTCTACGACGCCTACTACGTGCAGGCCCAGAAGGTCCGTCGCCTGATTACCGACGACTTCAACAAGGCATTCGAAAGCTGCGACGTGATCGCAAGCCCCACGATGCCGGGGCTCCCGCTCAAGTGCGGCATGAACGAATCCGACCCGATGGCCGTTTACCTCAGCGACATCTACACCGTAAGCCTGAACCTTTCGGGCCTCCCGGGCGTAAGCGTGCCGTGCGGCATGGCCGGCGGACTTCCCGTGGGTCTCCAGTGGATCGGCAAGCCGTTTATGGAAGCCGACCTGCTCAGCGTCGCTGCAGCTACCGAAGCTTTAAACAAATAA
- the guaB gene encoding IMP dehydrogenase — MKLLPEALTFDDVLLVPAESSVLPAQTDVSTQLAPNIKLNIPIISAAMDTVTTAPLAISLALQGGLGIIHKNMSIEDQAEEVRKVKRWQSGIVTNPVTLDADEPVSAAFELRARNKVSGFPILSKGKLVGMLTSRDLRTVSDMNAKIRTVMTKNPVTASPKVSLAKAKEILAEKRIEKLPLVDASGALKGLITMTDILKRENNPNASLDKNGQLLVGAAVSTSANTLERVAALVDAGVDLLIIDTAHGHHIGVRNMVKTVRKKYPKLTICAGNVCTPEAVEELAKCGANIVKVGIGPGSICTTRIVAGVGYPQFSAVVECGKMARKVGVKIIADGGLKFSGDIVKALAAGGHAVMVGSLFAGTEEAPGEVILADGRSYKSYRGMGSLGAMKAGSADRYFQGGVQEPRKFVPEGIEGRVPYKGPLRDTVYQLIGGIHSAMGYAGAANLEELYKKATFVRITGAGLRESHPHDVTITKEAPNYRTGD, encoded by the coding sequence ATGAAACTTTTGCCAGAAGCTTTGACGTTTGACGACGTCCTCCTTGTTCCCGCGGAATCTTCTGTTCTTCCGGCTCAGACCGATGTGAGCACTCAGCTCGCCCCGAATATCAAGCTGAACATTCCTATTATCAGTGCCGCTATGGATACCGTGACGACGGCTCCGCTCGCTATTTCCCTTGCTTTGCAGGGTGGTCTCGGCATTATCCACAAGAACATGTCTATCGAAGACCAGGCCGAAGAAGTCCGCAAGGTCAAGCGTTGGCAGTCCGGTATTGTGACCAACCCGGTAACGCTCGATGCCGACGAACCCGTTTCTGCAGCATTTGAACTCCGCGCCCGCAACAAGGTGAGCGGTTTCCCGATTCTTTCGAAGGGTAAGCTCGTGGGCATGCTCACTAGCCGCGACCTCCGCACCGTGAGCGACATGAACGCAAAGATCCGCACCGTGATGACCAAGAATCCGGTGACGGCAAGCCCGAAGGTGAGCCTTGCCAAGGCGAAGGAAATTCTCGCCGAAAAGCGCATTGAAAAGCTCCCGCTGGTGGATGCATCTGGTGCCTTGAAGGGCCTCATTACGATGACGGACATCTTGAAGCGCGAAAACAACCCGAACGCAAGCCTCGACAAGAACGGCCAGTTGCTCGTGGGTGCTGCTGTCAGCACTTCTGCCAATACGCTTGAACGCGTCGCCGCCCTCGTGGACGCCGGCGTCGACCTGTTGATTATCGATACGGCTCACGGCCACCACATCGGTGTGCGTAACATGGTGAAGACCGTTCGCAAAAAGTATCCGAAACTCACGATTTGCGCCGGTAACGTTTGCACGCCGGAAGCTGTCGAAGAACTCGCCAAGTGCGGTGCCAACATCGTCAAGGTGGGTATCGGTCCGGGTTCCATCTGCACGACTCGTATCGTGGCTGGTGTGGGTTACCCGCAGTTCTCCGCTGTTGTGGAATGCGGCAAGATGGCCCGCAAGGTCGGCGTGAAGATCATTGCCGACGGTGGCCTCAAGTTCTCTGGCGACATCGTGAAGGCTCTCGCTGCTGGCGGTCACGCCGTGATGGTGGGTTCGCTCTTTGCAGGTACCGAAGAAGCTCCGGGCGAAGTGATTCTCGCCGATGGCCGTAGCTACAAGAGCTACCGCGGCATGGGCTCTCTCGGCGCCATGAAGGCTGGCTCTGCGGACCGTTACTTCCAGGGTGGTGTTCAGGAACCGCGCAAGTTCGTTCCGGAAGGCATCGAAGGCCGTGTTCCGTACAAGGGACCGCTCCGCGACACCGTTTACCAGCTGATTGGCGGTATTCACTCTGCCATGGGTTATGCCGGTGCTGCTAACCTCGAAGAACTCTACAAGAAGGCAACCTTTGTCCGCATTACAGGCGCTGGCCTCCGCGAATCTCACCCGCATGACGTGACGATTACGAAGGAAGCCCCGAACTACAGGACGGGTGACTAG
- the pth gene encoding aminoacyl-tRNA hydrolase: MYIIVGLGNPGTQYSNTHHNAGFMAVEKLADPNKDWKSEHKALTMKVNIAGEECLLAKPQTYMNLSGEAVQALMTWYKVKTDHLLVFSDDINLDVGRIRCRKDGSHGGQNGLRNIIEHVGDKFPRIRFGVGKCPPKFDLSNWVLAKFSPEDRPIFDEAIAKVPALVECYFKLGIEKCMERYNGK, translated from the coding sequence ATGTACATCATCGTCGGTCTCGGAAATCCTGGTACTCAGTACTCTAACACTCACCACAACGCGGGCTTTATGGCTGTCGAAAAATTGGCCGACCCGAACAAGGACTGGAAAAGCGAACACAAGGCGCTTACCATGAAGGTGAACATCGCGGGCGAGGAATGCCTGCTAGCTAAGCCGCAGACTTACATGAACTTGAGTGGCGAAGCGGTACAGGCTTTGATGACCTGGTACAAGGTGAAAACGGACCACCTGCTTGTGTTCAGCGACGACATTAATTTGGATGTAGGCCGTATCCGTTGCCGCAAGGACGGCAGTCACGGCGGCCAGAACGGGCTCCGCAACATCATCGAGCACGTGGGCGACAAGTTTCCGCGTATCCGCTTTGGCGTAGGCAAGTGCCCGCCGAAATTTGACCTCAGCAACTGGGTCTTGGCGAAGTTCTCTCCCGAAGACCGGCCGATTTTTGATGAGGCCATCGCAAAAGTCCCTGCCCTTGTAGAATGCTACTTCAAGTTAGGCATCGAAAAGTGCATGGAACGCTATAACGGGAAGTAG
- a CDS encoding 50S ribosomal protein L25 — translation MELTKLAATSRVLGKSRDCARLRKEGKIPAVYYGKGQESVNISVSAIDVRKVLAPGKRYTLLDLEIDGKAGNAAVIYNYQKNPISQEIEHIDFIKIDEASKVKVRVPVKLSGLPVGVKTQGGTFAQQNRYIQLAAVPTKIPAVLEMDISEFPAPTTFYAKDLKLADGIELACQPRTVIFTISAKSGKKADDAAADAAPAAEAK, via the coding sequence ATGGAACTCACAAAACTCGCAGCAACCTCGAGAGTGCTAGGCAAGAGCCGCGACTGCGCCCGTCTCCGCAAGGAAGGCAAGATTCCGGCTGTCTATTATGGTAAGGGTCAGGAGTCTGTGAATATCAGCGTTAGCGCAATCGATGTTCGCAAGGTTCTCGCCCCGGGTAAGCGTTACACGCTTCTCGACCTGGAAATTGATGGCAAGGCCGGCAACGCTGCCGTAATTTACAACTACCAGAAGAACCCGATTTCCCAGGAAATCGAACACATCGACTTCATCAAGATTGACGAAGCCTCCAAGGTTAAGGTTCGCGTTCCGGTTAAGCTCTCCGGTCTTCCGGTTGGCGTTAAGACCCAGGGCGGTACTTTCGCTCAGCAGAACCGCTACATCCAGCTCGCCGCTGTGCCGACCAAGATTCCGGCCGTGCTCGAAATGGACATCTCCGAATTCCCGGCTCCGACGACCTTCTACGCCAAGGACCTCAAGCTCGCTGACGGCATCGAACTCGCTTGCCAGCCGCGCACCGTGATCTTCACGATCTCTGCCAAGAGCGGTAAGAAGGCTGACGACGCTGCTGCTGATGCTGCTCCGGCTGCCGAAGCTAAGTAA
- the ispE gene encoding 4-(cytidine 5'-diphospho)-2-C-methyl-D-erythritol kinase — protein MKEYAPAKINLFLDVIRKREDGYHDLGTLFQTIDAGDTVSAEPRQDGRITLCYNEPQNYPLESDLVYKAAKLLQQESGTTLGADIYLNKVMPLGAGLGGGSADAAATLRLLNQLWKLKFKFEKLEEIGAKLGADVPFLVRGGTAMAEGIGEKLTFVKPLQLNDEQYLLVATPLDSVPTKDAYAGVPKSGPDRWETYKSKCMRTGKAASIDFALANSFNAFEESVFPKHPLVEEMKNEFKRLGAKSVLMSGSGASVFGVFETRKQAKEAAEELKPISRYQVVTRFFEGF, from the coding sequence ATGAAAGAATACGCTCCTGCCAAGATTAATTTGTTTTTGGATGTTATTCGTAAACGTGAAGATGGCTACCATGATTTGGGTACTCTCTTCCAGACTATCGACGCAGGCGATACCGTAAGTGCTGAACCGCGCCAGGACGGTCGGATTACGCTTTGCTACAACGAACCGCAGAATTATCCGCTGGAATCGGACTTAGTTTACAAGGCTGCCAAGCTCCTGCAGCAGGAGTCGGGCACGACGCTAGGTGCGGATATTTATTTGAACAAGGTAATGCCTTTAGGAGCAGGCCTTGGTGGCGGTTCTGCAGACGCTGCAGCGACGCTTCGTTTGTTGAACCAGCTGTGGAAGCTGAAATTCAAGTTTGAAAAGCTCGAAGAAATCGGTGCAAAACTCGGGGCCGATGTGCCGTTCTTGGTGCGTGGTGGTACCGCAATGGCCGAAGGCATTGGCGAAAAGCTCACTTTTGTAAAGCCGCTGCAGTTGAACGACGAACAGTACCTGTTGGTGGCGACTCCGCTCGATTCCGTTCCGACCAAGGATGCTTATGCCGGCGTGCCCAAGTCCGGCCCGGATCGTTGGGAAACATACAAATCCAAGTGCATGCGTACGGGCAAGGCCGCGTCGATCGACTTTGCGCTTGCCAATTCCTTCAACGCTTTCGAAGAGTCTGTGTTCCCCAAGCATCCGCTTGTCGAAGAGATGAAAAATGAGTTCAAGCGCCTCGGAGCGAAATCCGTCCTGATGTCGGGGTCGGGGGCGTCTGTTTTTGGCGTTTTCGAAACCCGTAAGCAGGCAAAAGAGGCCGCCGAAGAGCTGAAACCCATCTCCAGGTACCAGGTAGTAACCCGCTTTTTTGAGGGTTTTTAG
- a CDS encoding DUF2147 domain-containing protein, which produces MKKIVFTIFFCLATLAAEAQVDKILGPWTAIDPDTDKPYATVLIYKSSNGLYYGKLTEILDSDDPADQKLIGTIIIKDMKEDDGMLKGGSIYDPEENKTYHGKISLTKDGRLEMRGSLDRWGLLGATEYWKRSKK; this is translated from the coding sequence ATGAAGAAAATCGTTTTCACCATTTTCTTTTGCCTTGCCACATTGGCGGCGGAAGCCCAGGTCGACAAAATTCTAGGACCATGGACCGCCATCGACCCCGATACCGACAAGCCTTACGCCACCGTACTCATCTATAAAAGCAGCAACGGGCTGTATTACGGCAAACTCACCGAAATTCTGGATTCCGACGACCCGGCCGACCAAAAGCTCATCGGCACCATCATCATCAAGGACATGAAGGAAGATGACGGTATGCTGAAGGGCGGCTCCATTTACGACCCCGAAGAAAACAAGACCTACCACGGAAAGATTTCACTCACCAAGGACGGTCGCTTGGAAATGCGAGGCTCGCTTGACCGCTGGGGACTTTTGGGTGCTACGGAATATTGGAAACGCAGTAAAAAGTAA
- a CDS encoding outer membrane lipoprotein-sorting protein, with the protein MKNLFIKVLGTSLLYAATTFAQSANEIAKKVHDLPSGKTSSGTISVTLIDKNGKTRNREIASYTMKDGTTDKTVLVFKTPRDVAGISYLTYDYPDKVDGSTVDSDSWIYLPAMKKVRRVSGSSKDDDFQGTDFTYDDLGTRSLSKDNFAILGEEKVNGIDCWILEAKAKDPKAKVSRRVSWVNKKTYVVHKGEYFDKQNRLQKTLVADNIQQVNGYWTSLKMTMTNVQTNHKTVYEIKNLKYDEKVNESYFTVSALEREQVK; encoded by the coding sequence ATGAAGAATCTGTTTATTAAAGTGCTCGGCACTAGCTTATTGTATGCGGCAACCACCTTTGCCCAGTCGGCAAACGAAATCGCCAAGAAAGTTCACGACTTGCCTTCCGGAAAAACATCGTCTGGAACCATTTCGGTTACCCTGATTGACAAAAACGGGAAAACCCGCAATCGCGAAATCGCATCTTACACTATGAAGGACGGAACCACCGACAAGACGGTCCTTGTTTTCAAGACACCCAGGGACGTGGCGGGAATCAGCTACCTCACCTACGACTACCCCGACAAGGTCGATGGTTCCACCGTCGATAGCGACAGCTGGATTTACCTCCCTGCCATGAAAAAGGTGCGCCGCGTTTCCGGTTCCAGCAAGGACGACGATTTCCAGGGAACAGACTTTACTTACGACGACCTGGGCACACGCAGTCTTTCCAAGGACAACTTCGCCATTCTCGGCGAAGAGAAGGTGAACGGAATTGACTGTTGGATTCTCGAAGCCAAGGCAAAGGATCCCAAAGCAAAAGTCAGCCGTCGCGTGTCCTGGGTGAACAAGAAAACTTACGTGGTCCACAAGGGCGAATACTTCGACAAGCAGAATCGTCTGCAAAAGACACTCGTTGCCGACAATATTCAGCAGGTGAACGGCTACTGGACCTCTCTCAAGATGACCATGACCAATGTCCAGACAAACCACAAAACCGTCTACGAAATCAAGAACCTTAAGTACGACGAAAAAGTAAACGAAAGTTACTTTACAGTCAGTGCGTTGGAACGTGAACAAGTCAAGTAA
- a CDS encoding RND family transporter, whose translation MRVSRINHFFRKVGTTQIRYRWPILAILLVITVICSSGLADFALSRGEEGWFGDSDEITINTKKYEQVFGNLNGVGVLLVKQGDGDVFSKDILNVIDKIGTRLQDEIPFANRLTSIINVNIPVGNEEGFEIVKPYENGIPSDSAELAKARALVMRGNEKTNALINALVSDDGRETWISLSLHPFEGKELEEKFEGDVEEVNLAIGYKLMEIMESDEFQNKDYKLYGGGIPFDSACEDRYEIPEYGIRVLCSVGVMLLFLALFLRNFFGVFVPAITTLSAIASVFGGMALFGVKADSTLVTLPVVLGMALAVGYSVHYINMFKLQFRRTGIRKESAIKCIEECGWPVLFTVLTTMASFISFLFVDMKPLVWMGKAAALVVLAIYLYVTILIPILLSFGKNGVPDTTSNDGATKLDKMFSAWSNLVYKRKWHFIVAAALIIAAFIPGMFKITAQLDYLSISGDKVPYVQEIKKMLKTKLGNQYSYSIMISFDEEGAFKKPENMKALLELEDYVGALSLTKWSGGKPRVTSATSILKEMNRALNEGKDSLYAVPEDEYVLAQLMELSSIEMREDFSETMDEEFRITEVSVDMTQFATEEALQNMNALKAKLAELFPNAQCTLLGDMIRYSEMSNRIVFGGLKSFGFSLIIIAIMLMFAFSSFKLGIIGMIPNVAPVILVGGVMGYFDFALDFSTVTVMPLVLGIAVDDTIHLTTHLKVRYEECGSLSRAMEATFREIGASMFLTTLILCAMFAVYLFSPLRFLMVLGLLIIVGLSSALLADYTITPALLQVTKPYGKEKEKA comes from the coding sequence ATGAGAGTTTCTAGAATCAATCATTTTTTTCGCAAGGTCGGAACCACCCAGATTCGTTACCGTTGGCCCATTCTAGCCATACTGCTCGTTATTACCGTAATCTGTAGTTCCGGTCTTGCCGATTTCGCTCTTTCGCGTGGCGAAGAGGGCTGGTTTGGCGATTCCGACGAAATCACCATCAATACGAAAAAATACGAACAGGTCTTCGGGAACCTGAACGGCGTCGGAGTCCTCCTCGTAAAGCAAGGCGATGGCGATGTCTTTAGCAAAGACATCCTGAATGTCATCGATAAAATCGGGACACGGTTACAAGACGAAATTCCGTTTGCAAACAGGCTCACCTCGATTATCAATGTCAATATTCCCGTAGGTAACGAAGAAGGTTTTGAAATCGTCAAGCCTTATGAGAACGGGATTCCCTCGGACTCCGCAGAACTCGCCAAGGCACGTGCCCTCGTGATGCGCGGGAACGAAAAAACGAACGCTCTCATCAACGCACTCGTCAGCGACGACGGACGCGAAACCTGGATATCCTTGTCGCTCCACCCATTCGAAGGCAAGGAACTTGAAGAAAAATTCGAAGGCGACGTAGAAGAAGTCAACCTGGCTATCGGCTACAAGCTGATGGAAATTATGGAAAGCGACGAATTCCAGAACAAGGACTATAAACTGTATGGCGGAGGAATCCCGTTCGACAGCGCCTGCGAAGACCGTTACGAAATTCCCGAATACGGCATCAGGGTACTATGCAGCGTCGGCGTGATGCTTTTATTCCTGGCACTTTTCTTGCGCAATTTCTTTGGCGTTTTCGTTCCGGCAATCACTACCCTCAGTGCCATCGCCTCGGTATTTGGCGGCATGGCCCTTTTCGGAGTAAAGGCAGATTCTACGCTCGTCACTTTGCCAGTCGTTCTGGGCATGGCATTAGCCGTTGGCTATTCGGTGCATTATATAAACATGTTCAAGTTGCAATTTAGACGCACCGGCATCCGTAAAGAATCAGCCATCAAATGCATCGAAGAATGTGGTTGGCCGGTACTGTTTACAGTGCTTACGACCATGGCTTCGTTTATCAGTTTCCTGTTTGTCGACATGAAACCCCTTGTATGGATGGGTAAAGCCGCAGCCCTTGTGGTGCTCGCGATTTACCTCTATGTAACAATCCTGATTCCAATTCTACTGTCGTTCGGCAAGAACGGCGTGCCCGACACAACTAGCAATGACGGCGCTACAAAACTGGACAAGATGTTTTCAGCCTGGTCCAATCTCGTCTATAAAAGAAAATGGCACTTTATTGTGGCTGCAGCCCTGATTATTGCAGCATTTATTCCGGGAATGTTCAAGATTACGGCGCAACTGGACTACCTGAGTATTTCGGGCGACAAGGTTCCCTATGTGCAAGAAATCAAGAAAATGCTAAAGACTAAGCTCGGAAACCAGTACAGCTATTCCATCATGATCTCTTTTGACGAAGAAGGCGCATTCAAGAAGCCCGAAAACATGAAAGCACTTTTGGAACTCGAAGATTACGTAGGCGCTCTTTCGCTTACCAAGTGGTCGGGTGGAAAACCGCGCGTGACCTCGGCGACAAGCATCTTGAAAGAAATGAATCGCGCCTTGAACGAAGGCAAAGATTCGCTTTACGCCGTTCCCGAAGACGAATACGTGCTTGCGCAGCTGATGGAGCTTTCGTCTATCGAAATGCGCGAAGACTTTAGCGAAACGATGGACGAAGAATTCAGAATTACAGAAGTCAGCGTGGACATGACCCAATTCGCTACCGAAGAAGCGCTCCAAAACATGAACGCTTTAAAGGCTAAACTCGCCGAATTGTTCCCGAACGCCCAATGCACACTGCTTGGCGACATGATTCGCTATTCCGAAATGAGCAATCGCATTGTTTTTGGCGGTCTAAAATCCTTCGGATTTTCGCTCATCATCATCGCCATCATGCTAATGTTTGCATTCTCCAGTTTCAAGCTTGGAATTATCGGCATGATTCCGAACGTGGCCCCTGTCATTTTGGTGGGCGGTGTCATGGGATACTTTGACTTTGCGCTGGACTTTAGCACTGTCACCGTAATGCCCTTGGTGCTGGGTATTGCCGTAGACGACACAATCCACTTGACCACACACTTGAAAGTCCGATACGAAGAATGTGGTTCTCTATCGAGGGCGATGGAAGCGACCTTCCGCGAAATCGGGGCATCGATGTTTTTGACCACGTTGATTCTGTGTGCGATGTTCGCCGTTTACCTGTTTAGCCCCTTACGTTTCTTGATGGTACTCGGCCTGCTAATCATTGTTGGCCTTTCAAGCGCCTTGCTCGCCGACTATACGATTACGCCCGCACTTCTGCAAGTGACAAAGCCGTACGGCAAAGAAAAGGAGAAAGCATGA
- a CDS encoding DUF1302 family protein has translation MKRFTALGLAFAATVCAQETVFLGSLTSQAGVGLPNTHHNKGDFLLGQTIFDGTIKSYLDEAMVYVNGQIVHDALGAQSTNGSSAFVADDGTYALKLREAYIDWKGEMIALRIGRQIVSWGKADDIQITDVLNPRDETNVVASDYNESKLGIDAVRLSLLTEKTQVDAYWIPFFTPSILPLAKGNPLHSRVFPEEVDGIGINYPEKYDDFELPKKRLSKSELALRASTYTSVADLSLYGFYGWDDLPLIRYNPNIVFGDGEDMPATSYSIDVTGEYKRMYMIGADAAIPAGDFVFRLEGAYFPKRHFQTDVNSQLFKYSEDSRPASKRKNQVLGLAGLDWTPSGGWTITAQYVADAVIDYDSDIERKKFEHQATMSIEKSILNETLTIMASGALDLWDFSTASELELDYKLTDAITLSLIGDLYLEGPDGKEGLYGEYRDFSSVTFKGKMSF, from the coding sequence ATGAAACGATTCACCGCCCTCGGTTTAGCTTTTGCCGCAACCGTTTGCGCCCAAGAAACAGTCTTCTTGGGTAGCCTTACTTCGCAGGCCGGGGTAGGACTTCCGAACACACACCACAACAAGGGTGACTTTCTACTCGGCCAGACGATCTTTGACGGCACAATCAAATCGTACCTAGACGAAGCCATGGTCTATGTAAACGGCCAGATTGTCCACGACGCCTTAGGCGCTCAATCGACAAACGGCTCATCGGCATTTGTGGCTGACGACGGAACATACGCCTTGAAACTCCGCGAAGCCTATATTGACTGGAAGGGCGAAATGATTGCGCTCCGTATCGGCCGCCAAATTGTTTCGTGGGGTAAGGCCGACGACATCCAGATTACCGACGTATTGAATCCGCGAGACGAAACGAATGTAGTCGCCTCCGATTACAACGAATCTAAGCTGGGAATCGACGCCGTGCGCCTATCCCTGTTAACCGAAAAGACGCAAGTGGACGCCTACTGGATTCCGTTCTTTACGCCAAGCATTCTGCCTCTTGCCAAGGGAAATCCACTACACTCGCGCGTATTCCCGGAGGAAGTGGATGGCATCGGGATCAATTATCCTGAAAAATACGACGACTTCGAACTCCCTAAAAAAAGACTTTCGAAGAGCGAACTCGCACTGCGCGCTAGTACCTACACATCGGTCGCAGATTTGTCGCTGTACGGATTCTATGGTTGGGATGACCTCCCGTTAATCCGATACAACCCCAATATTGTTTTTGGCGATGGCGAAGACATGCCTGCCACCAGCTATTCAATTGATGTGACTGGTGAATACAAACGCATGTACATGATCGGTGCCGATGCAGCGATTCCTGCCGGAGATTTCGTATTCCGTCTTGAAGGAGCCTATTTCCCAAAGAGGCACTTCCAAACAGATGTCAACAGTCAACTCTTTAAGTATTCGGAAGACTCGCGCCCTGCAAGCAAGAGAAAGAATCAAGTTTTAGGCCTTGCCGGACTTGACTGGACTCCAAGCGGAGGCTGGACGATTACAGCACAATATGTCGCGGACGCCGTAATCGATTACGATAGCGACATTGAACGGAAAAAATTTGAACACCAGGCCACCATGAGCATCGAAAAATCTATCCTGAACGAAACGCTCACCATTATGGCCTCGGGTGCATTGGACTTATGGGATTTTTCTACGGCAAGCGAACTGGAACTGGATTACAAGCTGACCGATGCCATTACGCTTAGCCTGATTGGAGACCTGTACTTGGAAGGCCCCGACGGCAAGGAAGGTCTGTACGGCGAATACCGCGATTTCAGCAGTGTCACTTTCAAAGGAAAAATGTCATTCTAA
- a CDS encoding STAS domain-containing protein — MELRTVLNDAEMTIALSGELNTLTSPKLAEEIAAHIERINSLIMDFKECDYVSSAGIRVLLSTFKTLKKKQGNMQLINIGENFKEVLDATGLDAVFGLI, encoded by the coding sequence ATGGAACTTAGAACTGTTTTGAACGATGCTGAAATGACAATTGCTCTTTCTGGCGAGCTGAACACCCTCACCTCGCCCAAACTCGCAGAAGAAATTGCAGCGCACATCGAACGGATAAATTCGCTAATTATGGATTTTAAAGAATGCGATTATGTATCCTCGGCAGGAATCCGAGTCTTACTTTCAACATTCAAGACCTTAAAAAAGAAACAGGGAAACATGCAGCTCATCAATATCGGCGAAAACTTCAAGGAAGTCCTAGACGCAACTGGACTCGATGCCGTATTCGGTTTAATTTAA